A genomic window from Planococcus rifietoensis includes:
- a CDS encoding O-methyltransferase, with amino-acid sequence MPGTTIEALFETMRSYAAEHHVPIMEEQGIGELLELLQQQKPQRLLELGTAIGYSALRMADDLPGVSIDTLERDEGRHSKALGFIHESGLEGRVQAICADALELDIAELTPFYDAIFIDAAKGQYERFFNKYESLLSPGGIIYCDNMSMHGMAEQPIKEVPRRKRTMIRNIRSFRETMDGHPGFDCKLLPVGDGLLVCKKK; translated from the coding sequence ATGCCCGGTACAACAATAGAAGCTTTATTCGAAACAATGCGCTCTTACGCCGCAGAACATCATGTGCCGATCATGGAAGAGCAGGGCATCGGGGAGCTGTTGGAATTATTGCAGCAGCAAAAGCCGCAGCGTTTGCTTGAACTGGGAACGGCTATCGGTTATTCAGCACTTCGGATGGCCGATGACTTGCCTGGCGTCAGCATCGACACACTTGAACGGGATGAAGGGCGCCACAGCAAGGCGCTTGGGTTCATCCATGAATCGGGCCTGGAAGGGCGTGTGCAGGCTATTTGTGCCGATGCGCTCGAACTGGATATTGCCGAATTGACCCCGTTTTACGATGCCATATTCATCGACGCAGCTAAAGGGCAGTATGAGCGTTTCTTCAATAAATACGAAAGTTTACTGTCTCCAGGCGGCATCATTTATTGCGATAATATGTCGATGCACGGCATGGCAGAACAGCCGATCAAAGAAGTGCCGAGACGCAAACGCACCATGATCCGCAACATCCGCTCGTTCCGTGAAACCATGGACGGGCATCCCGGCTTCGACTGCAAGCTTTTGCCAGTCGGTGACGGGCTTCTCGTCTGCAAGAAAAAATGA